The following proteins are co-located in the Mesorhizobium sp. M1E.F.Ca.ET.045.02.1.1 genome:
- a CDS encoding YeeE/YedE thiosulfate transporter family protein — MTVFTPFQSLLGGTLIGLSAVLLMALHGRIAGMTRILTGVIPPVSADWKWRAAFLAGAIGAPLLIRLAGKDIEFNVPVPTLALVVGGFLVGVGVHFGGGCPSGHGICGIARLSPRSFVAVATFMATAFVTVFVIRHVIGG, encoded by the coding sequence ATGACCGTCTTCACGCCTTTCCAGTCCCTGCTTGGCGGAACCCTCATCGGCCTGTCGGCCGTGCTGCTGATGGCGTTGCATGGCCGTATTGCGGGAATGACAAGGATACTGACCGGCGTTATCCCGCCAGTGTCCGCCGACTGGAAGTGGCGCGCTGCCTTTCTCGCCGGCGCAATCGGCGCCCCGTTGCTGATCCGGCTCGCCGGCAAGGATATCGAATTCAATGTGCCGGTGCCGACGCTGGCCCTTGTCGTCGGCGGCTTTCTCGTCGGTGTCGGCGTGCATTTCGGCGGCGGTTGCCCGAGCGGACACGGCATTTGCGGCATCGCGCGATTGTCACCGCGCTCGTTCGTCGCCGTGGCGACCTTCATGGCCACCGCCTTCGTCACCGTTTTTGTCATCCGTCATGTGATTGGAGGCTGA
- a CDS encoding DUF6691 family protein — protein MGKLVSAFVIGELFGLGIAVSGMINPAKVLNFFDIAGTWDPSLIFVMGGGLAVAFGGYRLIFARRKRPVFETAFALPSKKDIDGQLVSGAALFGIGWGIAGFCPGGAIPALGLGRAATLIFVVAMIAGIAVARLARTRLARPAIT, from the coding sequence ATGGGCAAGCTTGTCTCGGCCTTCGTGATCGGCGAACTTTTTGGTTTGGGCATCGCTGTTTCCGGCATGATCAATCCGGCGAAAGTGCTGAATTTCTTCGACATCGCCGGAACCTGGGACCCCAGCCTGATCTTCGTGATGGGCGGCGGCTTGGCCGTTGCCTTCGGTGGTTACCGCCTGATATTCGCCCGACGCAAAAGGCCGGTGTTCGAAACGGCTTTCGCCTTGCCGAGCAAGAAGGACATCGACGGCCAACTCGTCTCCGGCGCTGCGCTGTTCGGCATCGGCTGGGGCATTGCGGGCTTTTGCCCAGGCGGCGCCATCCCGGCGCTCGGCCTTGGCCGCGCGGCGACGCTGATCTTCGTCGTCGCGATGATCGCGGGCATCGCGGTGGCGCGCTTGGCCAGGACCCGGCTTGCGCGCCCGGCGATAACATAG
- a CDS encoding TIGR01244 family sulfur transferase — protein MEYRQISDDYSVSGQIQPEDIAAIKDAGFRSVICNRPDNEQPGQPSADSVKAAAQAAGLAFRYIPVISGQITMNNVEDQAEALDELEGPVFAYCRSGARCTNLYGLIQQQRG, from the coding sequence ATGGAATACCGCCAGATCAGCGACGACTATTCGGTCTCCGGCCAGATCCAGCCCGAGGACATCGCCGCCATCAAGGACGCCGGCTTCAGAAGCGTGATCTGCAACCGGCCGGACAACGAGCAGCCGGGCCAGCCCTCGGCCGACAGCGTCAAGGCTGCGGCACAAGCCGCCGGGCTTGCCTTCCGCTACATTCCGGTGATCAGCGGCCAGATCACCATGAACAATGTCGAGGACCAGGCAGAGGCGCTCGATGAGCTCGAAGGCCCGGTGTTCGCCTATTGCCGCTCCGGCGCACGCTGCACCAACCTCTATGGGCTGATCCAGCAGCAGCGGGGCTGA
- a CDS encoding Lrp/AsnC family transcriptional regulator — MNDERIDQFDRKILALLQGDARLTNNDLSERVNLSPSQCSRRRQRLEEDGYIRGYRAVLDRDRLGFSLVNVISVTLATHNRDNARRFGELVARLPEVQEAHALTGEMDYILKVVTPDLKSLAEFVNGVLLPHESVQHVKTAIVLETLKETGALPI, encoded by the coding sequence ATGAATGATGAGCGTATTGATCAATTTGACCGCAAGATACTGGCGTTGCTGCAGGGCGACGCGCGGCTCACCAACAATGATTTGTCGGAGCGCGTGAACCTCTCGCCCTCGCAATGCTCGCGCCGGCGCCAACGGCTGGAAGAGGACGGCTATATCAGGGGCTACCGCGCTGTGCTTGACCGCGACCGCCTCGGCTTTTCGCTGGTCAACGTCATCTCGGTGACCTTGGCCACCCACAACCGCGACAACGCGCGGCGCTTCGGCGAGCTGGTGGCGCGGCTGCCCGAGGTGCAGGAGGCGCATGCGCTGACCGGCGAGATGGACTACATCCTGAAAGTGGTGACGCCCGACCTCAAATCGCTGGCGGAGTTCGTCAACGGTGTGTTGCTGCCGCACGAATCCGTGCAGCATGTGAAGACGGCGATCGTGCTGGAAACGCTGAAGGAAACCGGCGCGCTGCCGATTTAA
- the hppD gene encoding 4-hydroxyphenylpyruvate dioxygenase → MGPFPHDAPPAKISKQNPAGTDGFEFVEFAHPEPAKLAELFTRMGYVAVAKHRSKDITVWRQGDINYVVNAEAGSHAMKFVDKHGPCAASMAWRVVDAKHAFDHAVSKGATPYEGIDKALDVPAIVGIGGSLLYFIEAYGEKGSAYDAEFEWLGERNPKPEGVGFYYLDHLTHNVYRGNMDKWWDFYRDLFGFKQIHFFDIDGKITGLVSRAITSPCGKIRIPLNESKDETSQIAEYLKKYNGEGIQHIAVGTDAIYDATDKLAANGLKFMPGPPDTYYEMSHERVHGHDEPIERMKKHGILIDGEGVVDGGMTKILLQIFSKTVIGPIFFEFIQRKGDEGFGEGNFRALFESIEQDQIKRGVIKLDGKAA, encoded by the coding sequence ATGGGCCCCTTCCCGCACGACGCCCCACCCGCCAAGATCAGCAAGCAGAACCCCGCCGGCACCGACGGTTTCGAATTCGTCGAGTTCGCGCATCCCGAGCCTGCCAAGCTCGCTGAGCTTTTCACCCGCATGGGTTATGTTGCGGTGGCGAAGCACCGCAGCAAGGACATCACCGTCTGGCGGCAGGGCGACATCAACTATGTGGTCAATGCGGAGGCCGGCTCGCATGCGATGAAGTTTGTCGACAAGCACGGCCCCTGCGCCGCCTCGATGGCCTGGCGCGTGGTCGATGCCAAGCACGCCTTCGACCATGCGGTGTCGAAAGGCGCCACGCCCTATGAAGGCATCGACAAGGCGCTCGACGTGCCGGCGATCGTCGGCATCGGCGGCTCGCTCCTCTATTTCATCGAGGCCTATGGCGAGAAGGGCTCGGCCTACGACGCCGAATTCGAGTGGCTGGGAGAACGCAATCCCAAACCGGAAGGGGTCGGCTTCTATTATCTCGACCACCTCACCCACAATGTCTATCGCGGCAACATGGACAAGTGGTGGGATTTCTATCGCGACCTGTTCGGCTTCAAGCAGATCCACTTCTTCGATATCGACGGCAAGATCACCGGGCTCGTCAGCCGGGCGATCACCTCGCCCTGCGGCAAGATACGCATTCCGCTGAACGAGTCCAAGGATGAGACCAGCCAGATCGCCGAATATCTGAAGAAGTACAATGGCGAGGGCATCCAACACATCGCGGTCGGCACCGACGCGATCTACGACGCCACCGACAAGCTCGCCGCCAACGGGCTGAAATTCATGCCCGGCCCGCCCGACACCTATTACGAGATGTCACACGAGCGCGTGCACGGCCATGACGAGCCGATCGAGCGGATGAAGAAGCACGGCATCCTCATCGACGGCGAAGGCGTCGTCGATGGCGGCATGACCAAGATCCTGCTGCAGATCTTTTCGAAGACGGTGATCGGGCCGATCTTCTTCGAGTTCATCCAGAGGAAGGGCGACGAAGGTTTTGGCGAAGGCAATTTCCGCGCCCTGTTCGAATCGATCGAGCAGGACCAGATCAAGCGCGGCGTGATCAAGCTGGACGGCAAGGCGGCGTAA
- a CDS encoding type II toxin-antitoxin system prevent-host-death family antitoxin, with translation MNISIAEAKAKLSELVSRAEAGEEIVLTRHGKVAARIVPPAVAAPLPRIGALKGKIRIADDFDELGPEWDEYVK, from the coding sequence ATGAATATCTCGATCGCCGAGGCTAAGGCCAAACTGTCGGAACTCGTCAGCCGTGCGGAAGCCGGCGAGGAGATCGTGCTCACGCGCCATGGCAAGGTGGCCGCGCGTATCGTACCGCCGGCGGTGGCAGCCCCCCTGCCGCGCATCGGTGCCTTGAAGGGCAAGATTCGGATTGCAGACGACTTTGACGAACTCGGTCCCGAATGGGACGAGTACGTGAAATGA
- a CDS encoding type II toxin-antitoxin system VapC family toxin, giving the protein MTVGPFLADTHIILWSIADDRRLSEHHRAILASDAVVFASAASVWEIAIKRSIGKLEAPDDLPGLLPRMQFQPLAITFQHARAVGNLPHHHGDPFDRLLIAQARVENLTILTSDPHFARYEVALA; this is encoded by the coding sequence ATGACAGTCGGCCCATTTCTCGCCGACACGCACATCATCCTCTGGTCGATCGCGGACGATCGACGTCTCAGCGAGCACCATCGCGCCATCCTGGCGTCGGATGCTGTAGTGTTCGCAAGCGCGGCAAGCGTTTGGGAAATCGCGATCAAACGTTCGATTGGAAAGCTCGAGGCGCCGGACGACCTGCCGGGGTTGCTTCCAAGGATGCAATTTCAGCCGCTTGCGATCACCTTTCAGCACGCGCGTGCGGTCGGCAACCTGCCCCATCACCATGGAGATCCCTTTGACAGATTGCTGATCGCGCAGGCGCGGGTAGAGAACCTAACCATCCTGACATCAGACCCGCATTTCGCCCGTTACGAGGTCGCGCTGGCCTGA
- a CDS encoding BrnA antitoxin family protein: MAKPKLNVTKPDKEFQPGKGFTKEDWDAVSDNPGWTEEDFRNARPFTEVFPDLAESIRRSRGRPALDNPKKQVTLRLDSDVVARFRAGGPGWQSRINDILRKAAGLQK, translated from the coding sequence ATGGCAAAACCTAAGCTGAACGTTACGAAACCTGACAAGGAGTTCCAGCCAGGCAAGGGCTTCACCAAGGAAGATTGGGACGCCGTCTCGGACAACCCGGGGTGGACAGAGGAGGATTTCAGAAATGCCCGTCCCTTCACCGAGGTGTTTCCGGATCTTGCCGAAAGCATTCGCCGTTCGCGCGGCCGGCCGGCGCTCGACAATCCGAAGAAGCAGGTGACGCTGCGGCTCGATAGCGACGTGGTCGCCCGCTTCCGAGCCGGCGGACCCGGCTGGCAGAGCCGGATCAACGACATTCTGCGGAAGGCCGCCGGCCTCCAAAAGTAG
- a CDS encoding fumarylacetoacetate hydrolase family protein: MKLATLKNETRDGKLVVVSRDLTRFTDASFLVPTLQAALDDWRRIAPHLAAMAESLETNAVPSSRFHEHDAHSPLPRAYQWADGSAYVNHVELVRKARGAEMPASFWTDPLIYQGGSDSFIAPRDPIRMADEAFGIDMEAEVAVIVDDVPMGASLEQARDAIRLVMLVNDVTLRAITGPELAKGFGFFQSKPSSAFSPVAVTPEELGDAWDGGKVDLALLVDLNGKPFGRANAGVDMTFDFPALIVHAAKTRPLAAGTIVGSGTVSNKLDGGPGKPVSAGGAGYSCIAELRMIETIESGEPKTPFLRFGDTVRIEMKDKAGHSIFGAIEQKVERYEG, from the coding sequence ATGAAGCTTGCCACTTTGAAGAACGAGACGCGCGACGGGAAGCTGGTCGTGGTCTCGCGCGATCTGACGCGGTTCACCGACGCTTCCTTCCTGGTGCCGACACTGCAGGCGGCGCTTGATGACTGGCGGCGGATTGCGCCGCATCTGGCGGCGATGGCGGAATCGCTCGAGACCAATGCCGTGCCTTCATCTCGATTCCACGAGCACGACGCGCATTCGCCGCTGCCGCGCGCCTATCAATGGGCCGACGGCTCGGCCTATGTGAACCATGTCGAACTGGTGCGGAAGGCGCGCGGCGCCGAAATGCCGGCAAGTTTTTGGACCGATCCGCTGATCTACCAGGGCGGGTCCGACTCCTTCATTGCGCCGCGCGATCCGATCCGCATGGCGGACGAAGCCTTCGGTATCGATATGGAGGCCGAAGTCGCCGTTATCGTCGACGATGTGCCGATGGGCGCGAGCCTCGAACAGGCGAGGGATGCGATCCGCCTCGTCATGCTGGTCAACGACGTGACGCTGCGCGCCATCACGGGGCCGGAACTGGCAAAAGGCTTCGGCTTCTTCCAATCGAAGCCGTCTTCCGCTTTCTCGCCGGTCGCGGTGACACCGGAGGAATTGGGCGACGCCTGGGACGGCGGCAAGGTCGATCTCGCGCTGCTGGTCGACCTCAACGGCAAGCCATTCGGCCGCGCCAATGCCGGCGTCGACATGACCTTCGATTTTCCGGCGCTCATCGTGCATGCCGCGAAGACACGGCCGCTTGCCGCCGGCACCATCGTCGGCTCAGGCACCGTTTCCAACAAACTCGACGGTGGACCCGGCAAGCCGGTCTCGGCTGGCGGCGCCGGCTATTCCTGCATCGCCGAACTGCGCATGATCGAGACCATCGAGAGCGGCGAGCCGAAGACGCCCTTCCTGCGCTTCGGTGACACTGTGCGCATCGAGATGAAGGACAAGGCCGGCCACTCGATCTTCGGTGCCATCGAGCAGAAGGTCGAGAGATACGAGGGGTAA
- the hmgA gene encoding homogentisate 1,2-dioxygenase: protein MAFSYMPGFGNDFETETLPGSLPQGRNSPQRPAYGLYAEQLSGSPFTAPRGTNERSWLYRIRPSVRHTSRFKGTSYPLWKTAPNIGDHELALGQYRWNPVPMPAEPTDFISGMRTMTTAGDAVGQSGMAAHVYVANRSMVDDHFFNADGELMIVPQVGALRFVTEMGVIELRPGEIAVLPRGLVFKVELADKEARGYVCENYGAKFTMPDRGPIGANCLANPRDFKTPCAWFEEKETPCRLIVKWCGTFHVTELGHSPLDVVAWHGNYAPYKYDLATFSPVGAILFDHPDPSIFTVLTAPSGEAGTANVDFVIFPPRWLVAENTFRPPWYHRNIMSEFMGLIHGQYDAKEEGFVPGGISLHNQMLAHGPDATGFEKATRADLKPVKLDNTMAFMFETRFPQMLTRYAAELDTLQENYIDCWADLKKRFNGTPEGDWS, encoded by the coding sequence GCTTTCCGGCTCGCCCTTCACGGCGCCGCGCGGCACCAACGAGCGCTCCTGGCTCTACCGTATCCGCCCGAGTGTCCGGCACACCAGCCGCTTCAAGGGGACGAGCTACCCTTTATGGAAGACCGCGCCCAATATCGGCGATCATGAGCTGGCGCTCGGCCAGTACCGCTGGAACCCGGTGCCGATGCCCGCCGAGCCGACCGACTTCATCTCCGGCATGCGCACCATGACCACGGCGGGCGACGCGGTGGGACAATCCGGCATGGCGGCGCATGTCTATGTCGCCAACCGCTCGATGGTCGACGACCATTTCTTCAATGCCGACGGCGAGCTCATGATCGTGCCGCAGGTCGGCGCGCTGCGTTTCGTCACCGAGATGGGCGTCATCGAGCTTCGGCCCGGCGAGATCGCGGTGCTGCCGCGTGGCCTCGTATTCAAGGTGGAGCTCGCCGACAAGGAGGCGCGCGGCTATGTCTGCGAAAACTATGGCGCCAAGTTCACGATGCCCGATCGCGGGCCGATCGGCGCCAATTGCCTGGCCAATCCGCGCGACTTCAAGACGCCCTGCGCCTGGTTCGAGGAGAAGGAGACGCCGTGCCGGCTGATCGTCAAATGGTGCGGCACTTTCCATGTCACCGAGCTAGGCCATTCGCCGCTCGACGTCGTCGCCTGGCATGGTAACTACGCGCCCTATAAATATGATCTGGCGACCTTTTCGCCGGTCGGCGCCATCCTGTTCGACCATCCCGACCCGTCGATCTTCACCGTGCTTACGGCGCCGAGCGGCGAGGCGGGCACTGCCAATGTCGACTTCGTCATCTTCCCGCCGCGCTGGCTGGTGGCGGAAAACACCTTCCGTCCGCCCTGGTACCACCGCAACATCATGAGCGAGTTCATGGGCCTGATCCACGGCCAGTACGACGCGAAGGAAGAAGGTTTCGTGCCCGGCGGCATCAGCCTGCACAACCAGATGCTGGCGCATGGGCCGGATGCGACAGGTTTTGAGAAAGCCACCCGCGCGGACTTGAAACCGGTCAAGCTCGACAACACCATGGCCTTCATGTTCGAGACGCGCTTTCCGCAGATGCTGACGCGTTACGCCGCCGAACTCGACACGCTGCAGGAGAACTACATCGACTGCTGGGCCGACCTGAAGAAGCGTTTCAACGGCACGCCCGAGGGCGACTGGTCCTGA